From a single Pantanalinema sp. genomic region:
- the glp gene encoding gephyrin-like molybdotransferase Glp produces MIPVEAARSLILEAVGPTPTEPTPLLAALGRALAEDVRAATAHPPFDNSSMDGYAVRAADLAPASEANPVWLPVVGEVAAGCGEPPTVGPGEACRIMTGAILPPGADAVVMVEETREENGQVRFARPCRPGQSVRRAGEDLAPGALVLEAGTALNAARLGLLAGVGRSHVPTHRAPRVAILTTGDELVQPGEPLGPGQIYASNAISLAGMVMEAGAVPVPVGVARDDREETRRMVEEALACDALITSGGVSMGRFDHVSEVLAAMGTVHFDRVAQQPGKPFTFATLAGKPVFGLPGNPASALVCFTCYVRPALRKMMGHRDLEGRRVRAKLDEAIRKPAGKTAFLRAVIESGPDGYRARLTGSQSSGMMTSMARANALLVIPAERDGAQAGEAFEALLLSD; encoded by the coding sequence ATGATCCCGGTCGAAGCAGCACGCAGCTTGATCCTCGAGGCCGTCGGGCCGACCCCGACCGAGCCGACCCCGCTGCTCGCGGCCCTGGGGCGGGCCCTCGCCGAGGACGTCCGCGCCGCGACGGCGCACCCGCCCTTCGACAACTCCTCGATGGACGGCTACGCGGTCCGCGCGGCGGATCTTGCCCCCGCCTCGGAAGCCAACCCCGTCTGGCTGCCGGTCGTCGGCGAGGTGGCGGCGGGGTGCGGCGAGCCCCCGACGGTGGGCCCCGGCGAGGCCTGCCGCATCATGACAGGAGCGATCCTGCCGCCCGGCGCCGACGCGGTGGTCATGGTCGAGGAAACCCGCGAGGAGAATGGCCAAGTCAGGTTCGCCAGGCCGTGCCGGCCGGGCCAGAGCGTGCGCCGCGCCGGCGAGGACCTCGCCCCAGGCGCCCTGGTTCTCGAGGCGGGCACCGCGCTGAACGCCGCGCGCCTTGGACTCCTCGCGGGAGTCGGGCGATCCCACGTGCCGACCCACCGCGCCCCGCGGGTCGCCATCCTCACCACCGGCGACGAGCTGGTGCAGCCCGGCGAGCCGCTCGGCCCCGGCCAGATCTACGCGAGCAACGCCATTTCCCTCGCGGGGATGGTCATGGAGGCCGGAGCGGTGCCGGTCCCCGTGGGGGTGGCGCGCGACGACCGGGAAGAGACCCGCCGCATGGTCGAGGAGGCGCTCGCCTGCGACGCCCTGATCACCTCGGGGGGAGTCTCCATGGGGCGCTTCGATCACGTCTCGGAGGTCCTCGCCGCCATGGGCACCGTGCACTTCGACCGGGTGGCCCAGCAACCCGGAAAGCCCTTCACCTTCGCCACCCTGGCGGGCAAGCCGGTCTTCGGGCTGCCGGGCAACCCTGCCTCGGCCCTCGTTTGTTTCACCTGCTACGTGCGGCCGGCCTTGCGCAAGATGATGGGGCACCGCGACCTGGAGGGGCGGCGGGTGCGTGCGAAGCTCGACGAGGCCATCCGCAAGCCCGCGGGCAAGACCGCCTTCCTGCGCGCCGTGATCGAAAGCGGCCCCGACGGCTATCGCGCGCGGCTGACCGGGTCCCAGAGCTCGGGGATGATGACCTCCATGGCCCGGGCGAACGCCCTGCTCGTCATCCCGGCCGAGCGAGACGGCGCGCAAGCGGGCGAGGCGTTCGAGGCCCTCTTGCTTTCGGACTAG
- the moeB gene encoding molybdopterin-synthase adenylyltransferase MoeB — translation MHHSEVDGALSREEQERYSRHLALGEVGVRGQELLKEAKVAVIGAGGLGSPIAAYLAAAGVGTIGLVDFDEVSLSNLQRQILYDTAGVGRPKVHQAKARLQAMNPHVRVVPHETALSGENAMELLAGYDWVADATDDFGTRYLLNDACRLLGKPLVHASLHRFEGQVTVFAPGGPCYRCLYPVPPAVAMRCSDAGVLGALPGILGAIQAGEILKLILGIGVPLVGRLLLVDGLGTRFDEVALEADPGCALCGERPTLSAVSDTEERRFPEWEISPREVDEVLGRALVIDVRESLAALPMLPGARHVPFARLGEALPEVPSDRPVVVCCTSGELSLKAVALLRGAGCEQAVSLEGGLLAYFRQRA, via the coding sequence GTGCATCACTCTGAAGTCGACGGGGCCTTGAGCCGCGAGGAGCAGGAGCGCTACAGCCGCCACCTGGCGCTGGGCGAGGTCGGCGTGCGCGGGCAGGAACTGCTCAAAGAGGCCAAGGTCGCCGTGATCGGGGCAGGCGGGCTGGGCTCGCCCATCGCCGCCTACCTGGCCGCTGCGGGGGTGGGCACCATCGGGCTGGTGGACTTCGACGAGGTCTCGCTCTCCAACCTGCAGCGCCAGATCCTCTACGACACGGCCGGGGTGGGACGCCCCAAGGTCCACCAGGCCAAGGCCCGGCTACAGGCCATGAACCCGCACGTCCGCGTGGTCCCGCACGAGACGGCCCTGAGTGGTGAGAACGCCATGGAGCTGCTGGCAGGCTACGACTGGGTGGCGGATGCCACCGACGACTTCGGGACGCGCTACCTGCTCAACGACGCCTGCCGCCTGCTCGGCAAGCCCCTGGTCCACGCGAGCCTCCACCGGTTCGAGGGGCAGGTGACGGTCTTTGCCCCGGGCGGGCCGTGTTACCGCTGCCTGTACCCCGTCCCGCCGGCGGTCGCCATGCGCTGCTCGGATGCCGGGGTGCTCGGTGCGTTGCCGGGGATCCTGGGCGCGATCCAGGCCGGCGAGATCCTCAAGCTCATCCTCGGCATCGGCGTGCCCCTCGTCGGGCGCCTGCTGCTGGTGGACGGGCTCGGGACGCGCTTCGACGAGGTGGCGCTCGAGGCCGATCCCGGCTGCGCCCTGTGCGGCGAGCGCCCCACCCTCAGCGCCGTGAGCGACACCGAGGAGCGACGCTTCCCCGAGTGGGAGATCTCCCCGCGGGAGGTGGACGAGGTCCTGGGGCGGGCCCTGGTCATCGACGTCCGGGAGAGCCTCGCGGCGCTGCCCATGCTGCCGGGAGCGCGGCATGTGCCCTTCGCCAGGCTCGGCGAGGCGCTTCCTGAGGTGCCGAGCGATCGCCCGGTGGTGGTGTGCTGCACGAGCGGCGAGCTGAGCCTGAAGGCGGTGGCCCTGCTGCGGGGCGCCGGATGCGAGCAGGCGGTGAGCCTCGAAGGAGGGCTGCTGGCCTACTTCCGCCAAAGGGCCTAG
- a CDS encoding molybdenum cofactor guanylyltransferase: protein MIEVAVLLAGGKSQRMGRDKSRLPFGDEPLAARVYNTLGRVFPRVVVVTNQPDFPVAGAFCIGDRHPGNGPLEGLASAFEAIEADRVLLVACDMPFLEPALLRALASEPDDADVIAPCTPRGREPLLAIYSRRLLPVLRERLGAGDCRVCGLIDDVRYREIPPEALRAHDPELRSFWNLNHPEDYAQALALLGTP, encoded by the coding sequence GGGACAAGTCGCGCCTGCCCTTCGGGGACGAGCCCCTCGCCGCGCGGGTTTACAACACCCTGGGTCGCGTCTTCCCCCGGGTCGTGGTCGTCACCAATCAGCCGGACTTTCCCGTTGCCGGAGCCTTCTGCATCGGCGATCGCCACCCGGGTAACGGCCCGCTCGAGGGCCTGGCGAGCGCCTTCGAGGCCATCGAGGCGGATCGCGTCCTCTTGGTGGCCTGCGACATGCCTTTCCTCGAACCCGCGCTGCTTCGCGCCCTGGCCTCCGAGCCGGACGACGCCGACGTGATCGCGCCGTGTACCCCGCGCGGCCGCGAGCCGCTGCTTGCGATCTACTCGCGGCGCCTGCTGCCGGTGCTGCGCGAGCGCCTGGGGGCCGGCGACTGCCGCGTCTGCGGCCTGATCGACGACGTCAGGTACCGGGAGATCCCGCCCGAGGCCCTCCGGGCGCACGATCCCGAGCTGCGCAGCTTCTGGAACCTCAACCACCCCGAGGACTACGCCCAGGCCCTCGCGCTGCTCGGCACCCCCTAG